CTTTGATGGAGATGTCCAAAAGTTGCTTGATGTGGTTTTGACCGATGAATTCATCCAGACTGCGAGGCCGCAGCGCGCGGTCGAATTCTTGGTCTTCAGGCCGTTCCAGAGGTGTGTTAAAGCGTTCCAGCATAAAGTGTTGTCCTTTTTTAAAGCTTGCCAAAAAGCTTCTTGAATTGCAGGCGCCAAACCATCCAGACCGCTTCCCAAACGATTTGCCGGCTCATTTTGGAAACCCCGTCCACGCGCTCTGTGAAAACGATGGAAACCTCATGTATTTTGAATCCCAGGCTCCAGGCTCGGAAATTCATTTCCACCTGGAAGGCATAGCCGTCGGAAAGGATGCGATCCAGATTGATGGCTTCCAACACTCTGCGATTAAAACACTTAAAGCCCGCGGTGGGGTCTTTCACCGGCATACCCGTAATAACACGCACATATTTTGAGGCAAAATAGCTGATTAAAAGCCGCCTGAATGGCCAGTTAACGATATTCACACCCTGGCAATAGCGGGAGCCAATTACCAGGTCATTTTTTTGGGCAGCCTCCAAAAGGCGGGGCAGGTCGTTTGGATCGTGGGAAAAATCTGCATCCATCTCCAGCACAAAGTCATAGCCATTTTTCAGGGCATATTTAAAACCGGTCACGTAGGCAGAGCCGAGCCCCATCTTGCGTGGCCTCTCAATCAGGTGCAGCCTGGGTTCGGTCTTCATCAAGTCTTTCACGGCGGCGGCTGTGCCATCGGGAGAATTGTCGTCCATCACCAGAATTTCCAACATTTCGCTTTGACTCAAAGCCGCCGGAATAATGCGGGCGATGTTTTCGATTTCATTATAGGTGGGAATGATTAACAGAGCTTTCATGTTTTGTCCAAATTGTTTTTAAGCAGTTGAGCCTCAGAAACCTCTAACAGAGGCTTGGCAGGGTTGCCCAAAACTATCTTTTGGGCGGGAACATCGCGTGAAACCACGGCTCCGCCTGCAACAACGCCATCTTCTTCAATCACCTTGCCAGGCAAAATGGTGGCGTTCACTCCAATGCGGGAGCCGGTTTTCATGGTTATTCCTTTAAAATGTTTGAACCGTTCGGGGTCGCGAGCCATAAAATTATCGTTGCTGGTTGCCACGCAGGGCGCCACGAAACAGTAGTCCGCCACCTCGGAATAGGCTGTGATATAACAGTTTGTCTCGAATTTATTGCGGGAGCCGATGTTCACATAATTCTCGATGGCAACGTTGCGACCGATGATGTTCAGGTCGCCGATGCTCACATTTTCGCGGATGGTGGCAAGGTCTGCAATCAGGTTACGTTCGCCGATTTCACACTGCGCGTAAATCACAACATTCGCGCCAATCTGACAGAATGAACCGATGCGGGCTGGTTCCA
This is a stretch of genomic DNA from Candidatus Cloacimonadota bacterium. It encodes these proteins:
- a CDS encoding polyprenol monophosphomannose synthase; translation: MKALLIIPTYNEIENIARIIPAALSQSEMLEILVMDDNSPDGTAAAVKDLMKTEPRLHLIERPRKMGLGSAYVTGFKYALKNGYDFVLEMDADFSHDPNDLPRLLEAAQKNDLVIGSRYCQGVNIVNWPFRRLLISYFASKYVRVITGMPVKDPTAGFKCFNRRVLEAINLDRILSDGYAFQVEMNFRAWSLGFKIHEVSIVFTERVDGVSKMSRQIVWEAVWMVWRLQFKKLFGKL
- a CDS encoding N-acetyltransferase, whose protein sequence is MNQHIDSSAKIGENTRIGVNAVILEDAKIGENCLIGNNVVIHAGSVIGDNVRIDDNTVVGKKPLSSPRSIFKVPEGLEPARIGSFCQIGANVVIYAQCEIGERNLIADLATIRENVSIGDLNIIGRNVAIENYVNIGSRNKFETNCYITAYSEVADYCFVAPCVATSNDNFMARDPERFKHFKGITMKTGSRIGVNATILPGKVIEEDGVVAGGAVVSRDVPAQKIVLGNPAKPLLEVSEAQLLKNNLDKT